In Ancalomicrobiaceae bacterium S20, the following proteins share a genomic window:
- a CDS encoding aspartate kinase has product MARLVMKFGGTSVANIERIRNVARHVKREVEAGNQVAVVVSAMAGVTNQLVGYCTEASKLHDAREYDAVVASGEQVTSGLLAIVLQDIGIDARSWQGWQIPLETDGAHGAARIMNIDGTKLIERISGGQVAVIAGFQGIGPDGRLATLGRGGSDTSAVAIAKAIEADRCDIYTDVDGVYTTDPRIVPKARRLEKIAFEEMLEMASLGAKVLQVRSVELAMVHKVRTFVRSSFDDPDTVGVDANGNPPGTLICDEDEIVEAQVVTGIAYSKDEAQISLRRVADKPGVAAGVFGPLAEANVNVDMIVQNTSADGSTTDITFTVPNADLARTLKVLEEAKEKIGATSIESAMDVVKVSVIGIGMRSHAGVASTCFEALASKGINIRAITTSEIKISVLIDAAYAELAVRTLHSAYGLDKH; this is encoded by the coding sequence ATGGCCCGTCTGGTGATGAAGTTCGGCGGTACGTCCGTCGCCAATATCGAGCGCATCCGGAACGTGGCCCGGCACGTCAAACGCGAAGTCGAAGCCGGCAATCAGGTCGCCGTCGTGGTCTCCGCCATGGCCGGCGTGACCAACCAGCTGGTCGGCTACTGCACCGAGGCCTCCAAGCTGCACGATGCGCGCGAATACGACGCCGTGGTCGCCTCGGGCGAGCAGGTGACGTCGGGTCTGCTGGCGATCGTGCTGCAGGACATCGGCATCGATGCGCGCTCCTGGCAGGGCTGGCAGATCCCGCTCGAGACCGACGGCGCGCATGGCGCGGCCCGCATCATGAACATCGACGGGACGAAGCTGATCGAGCGGATCTCCGGCGGCCAGGTCGCGGTGATCGCCGGCTTCCAGGGCATCGGCCCGGACGGCCGCCTCGCCACCCTCGGCCGCGGCGGCTCGGACACCTCGGCGGTGGCGATCGCCAAGGCGATCGAGGCCGACCGCTGCGACATCTATACCGACGTCGACGGCGTCTACACGACCGACCCGCGCATTGTGCCGAAGGCGCGCCGGCTCGAGAAGATCGCCTTCGAGGAGATGCTCGAGATGGCCTCGCTCGGCGCGAAAGTGCTGCAGGTCCGCTCGGTCGAGCTCGCGATGGTGCACAAGGTGCGCACCTTCGTGCGATCCTCCTTCGACGACCCCGACACGGTCGGCGTCGACGCCAACGGAAATCCCCCGGGAACCCTCATTTGTGACGAGGACGAGATCGTGGAAGCCCAGGTCGTGACCGGCATCGCCTATTCGAAGGACGAGGCCCAGATTTCGCTGCGCCGCGTCGCCGACAAGCCCGGCGTCGCCGCCGGCGTGTTCGGCCCGCTCGCCGAGGCCAACGTCAACGTCGACATGATCGTGCAGAACACCTCGGCCGACGGCTCGACCACCGACATCACCTTCACGGTCCCGAACGCCGACCTCGCCCGCACCCTCAAGGTGCTCGAGGAGGCCAAGGAGAAGATCGGCGCGACCTCGATCGAGAGCGCGATGGACGTGGTCAAGGTGTCGGTGATCGGCATCGGCATGCGCAGCCATGCCGGCGTCGCCTCGACCTGCTTCGAGGCGCTGGCGTCGAAGGGCATCAACATCCGCGCGATCACCACCTCCGAGATCAAGATCTCGGTCCTGATCGACGCGGCTTATGCGGAACTGGCGGTTCGCACTTTGCATTCGGCCTACGGTCTCGATAAGCATTGA
- the ubiG gene encoding bifunctional 2-polyprenyl-6-hydroxyphenol methylase/3-demethylubiquinol 3-O-methyltransferase UbiG: MTANARTTVDDAEIRNFSAMAAEWWAPRGKFRPLHAINPVRIGWIKQIVCDRFGRDVKSATAFEGLRVLDIGCGGGLLTEPLARLGAETVGADASEINIEVAKAHAAETGVAIDYRATTAEALAEAGERFDVVFAMEIVEHVADVDLFVSACATMVKPGGLLVMSTLNRTLKSFALAIVGAEYVLRWLPPGTHQWSKFVRPRELAEAMRAAGLDPVDESGVRYDPLTDRWSADPRDMDVNYMMAAGRPSLG, translated from the coding sequence ATGACCGCCAACGCCCGCACCACCGTCGACGACGCCGAGATCCGGAATTTCTCCGCCATGGCGGCCGAGTGGTGGGCCCCGCGCGGCAAATTCCGGCCGCTGCACGCGATCAATCCGGTCCGGATCGGCTGGATCAAGCAGATCGTCTGCGACCGCTTCGGCCGCGATGTGAAGAGCGCGACCGCCTTCGAGGGGCTGCGCGTGCTCGACATCGGCTGCGGCGGCGGGCTGCTGACCGAACCGCTGGCGCGGCTCGGCGCCGAGACGGTCGGGGCCGACGCCTCGGAGATCAACATCGAGGTCGCCAAGGCCCATGCGGCCGAGACGGGCGTCGCGATCGACTATCGCGCGACCACGGCGGAGGCGCTGGCCGAGGCCGGCGAGCGCTTCGACGTGGTGTTCGCGATGGAGATCGTCGAGCATGTCGCCGACGTCGACCTGTTCGTCTCGGCCTGCGCCACCATGGTCAAGCCCGGCGGGCTGCTCGTCATGTCGACGCTCAATCGCACGCTGAAGTCGTTCGCGCTGGCGATCGTCGGCGCCGAATACGTGCTGCGCTGGCTGCCGCCGGGCACGCATCAATGGTCGAAGTTCGTGCGGCCGCGCGAGCTCGCCGAGGCGATGCGCGCGGCCGGGCTCGATCCGGTCGACGAGAGCGGCGTGCGCTACGATCCGCTGACCGACCGCTGGTCCGCCGATCCGCGCGACATGGACGTCAATTACATGATGGCGGCCGGACGGCCTTCGCTCGGCTGA
- the prfA gene encoding peptide chain release factor 1, translated as MLSREKLDSVLDRFAVIEARMAAGAESDTYVQLSRDYAELEPIALKIRDLRRAEADLEGVEHLLDDPATDADMKALAEGERDEAAARVEALTHEVQLLLLPKDAADERGIILEVRAGTGGDEAALFAGDLFRMYERYAANHGWKVEVVSASEGEVGGYKEIIATVEGRGVYARLKFESGVHRVQRVPATESSGRIHTSAATVAVLPEAEEVDLAIDEADLRYDYFRSSGAGGQHVNKTESAVRITHMPTGVAVAVQEERSQHQNKARALQLLRARLYEAERERLAANRAEARKVQVGSGDRSERIRTYNFPQGRVTDHRVNLTLYKLDEVLAGVALDEIVDVLVTDHQAALLAAEDA; from the coding sequence ATGCTGTCCCGCGAGAAACTCGATTCCGTCCTCGATCGCTTCGCCGTCATCGAGGCGCGCATGGCCGCGGGCGCGGAGTCGGACACCTATGTCCAGCTGTCGCGCGACTACGCCGAGCTCGAGCCGATCGCGCTGAAGATCCGCGACCTGCGCCGCGCCGAGGCCGATCTCGAAGGCGTCGAGCACCTGCTCGACGATCCGGCGACCGATGCGGACATGAAGGCGCTGGCCGAGGGCGAGCGCGACGAGGCCGCCGCCCGTGTCGAGGCGCTGACCCATGAAGTCCAGCTGCTGCTCCTGCCCAAGGACGCCGCCGACGAGCGCGGCATCATCCTCGAAGTCCGCGCCGGCACCGGCGGCGACGAGGCGGCGCTGTTCGCCGGCGACCTGTTCCGCATGTACGAGCGCTATGCGGCGAACCACGGCTGGAAGGTCGAGGTGGTCTCGGCCAGCGAAGGCGAGGTCGGGGGCTACAAGGAGATCATCGCGACCGTCGAGGGCCGCGGCGTCTACGCGCGGCTGAAGTTCGAATCGGGCGTCCACCGCGTCCAGCGCGTGCCGGCGACCGAATCGAGCGGCCGCATCCACACCTCCGCCGCGACGGTGGCCGTGCTGCCCGAGGCAGAGGAAGTCGATCTGGCAATCGACGAAGCCGACCTGCGCTACGACTATTTCCGCTCCTCCGGCGCCGGCGGCCAGCACGTCAACAAGACCGAGAGCGCGGTGCGCATCACCCACATGCCGACCGGCGTTGCGGTCGCGGTGCAGGAGGAACGCTCGCAGCACCAGAACAAGGCGCGCGCGCTGCAGCTGCTGCGCGCCCGGCTCTACGAGGCCGAGCGCGAACGGCTGGCGGCAAACCGGGCCGAGGCGCGCAAGGTGCAGGTCGGCTCCGGCGACCGGTCCGAGCGCATCCGCACCTACAATTTCCCGCAGGGCCGCGTCACCGACCACCGCGTGAACCTGACGCTCTACAAGCTCGACGAGGTTCTGGCCGGCGTCGCGCTCGACGAGATCGTCGATGTCCTGGTGACCGACCATCAGGCGGCGCTGCTGGCCGCGGAGGACGCGTGA
- the ptsP gene encoding phosphoenolpyruvate--protein phosphotransferase, producing the protein MRASPAAPRLLLRRLREVLAEPISPQERLDKIVDQIATNMVAEVCSVYVLRADDVLELFATVGLNREAVHQTVMRVGEGLVGLIAADARFLNLSNAQSHPAFAYKPETGEEIFNSFLGVPILRAGRTLGVLVVQNKAHRTYAEEEVEALQTTAMIIAEMIAAGGLEPLSRAGGALDLKRAVQLKGLSLAEGVGLGHVVLHEPRVVVSNLIADDANREMVRLDGAIEKLRISVDDLLSRTESDGGGEHRDVLEAYRMFAYDRGWVRKMEEAVRNGLTAEAAVEKVQSDTRARMLRQTDPYLRERLHDFDALANRLLRELIGKPHGGTGLLPRDAVIIARNMGAAELFDYDRERLRGLVLEEGAPTSHVTIVARAIGIPVVGQLEGAVSLVETGDAIIVDGEAGIVHLRPASDVESAYAEKVRFRARRQAQYRRLRSRPASTKDAQDVQMLLNAGLMVDLPHLEEAGAAGIGLFRTELQFMVASSFPRMAEQEALYRKVLETAGERPVTFRSLDIGGDKVLPYVHAFEEEENPAMGWRAIRLGLDRPGLLRTQIRSLLKAAGGRDLRLMFPMITEISEFERARDMVEREKNFLKKHGYKLPDTVKLGVMIEVPSLLFQLDELFSVVHFASVGSNDLLQFTMASDRGNTRLAGRYDPLSRPFLRVLKTILDKALEHHVPLTLCGEIAGRPLEAMALLALGYRSISMSPSSIGPVKAMLLDLDVSRLRARLLPRLDAARPAGDMRQFLRDYAEEQGIPV; encoded by the coding sequence ATGCGGGCCTCACCCGCCGCGCCGCGCCTGCTGCTGCGTCGCCTTCGCGAGGTGCTCGCGGAGCCGATCAGCCCGCAGGAGCGCCTGGACAAGATCGTCGACCAGATCGCGACCAACATGGTCGCGGAGGTCTGCTCCGTCTATGTGCTGCGCGCCGACGACGTCCTCGAGCTGTTCGCCACCGTCGGTCTGAACCGCGAAGCCGTCCACCAGACGGTCATGCGCGTCGGCGAAGGTCTCGTCGGCCTCATCGCCGCCGACGCCCGCTTCCTCAATCTCTCCAACGCCCAGTCGCATCCCGCCTTCGCCTACAAGCCGGAGACGGGCGAGGAGATCTTCAACTCCTTCCTCGGCGTGCCGATCCTGCGCGCCGGCCGGACGCTCGGCGTCCTGGTCGTGCAGAACAAGGCGCATCGCACCTACGCCGAGGAAGAGGTCGAGGCGCTGCAGACCACCGCGATGATCATCGCCGAGATGATCGCCGCCGGTGGCCTCGAACCCCTGTCGAGGGCCGGCGGCGCGCTCGATCTGAAGCGCGCGGTGCAGCTGAAGGGCCTGTCGCTCGCCGAAGGCGTGGGCCTCGGCCATGTCGTGCTGCACGAGCCGCGCGTCGTCGTCTCCAACCTGATCGCCGACGACGCCAACCGCGAAATGGTCCGCCTCGACGGCGCGATCGAGAAGCTGCGCATCTCGGTCGACGACCTCTTGTCCCGGACGGAAAGCGACGGCGGCGGCGAGCACCGCGACGTGCTCGAAGCCTACCGCATGTTCGCCTACGACCGCGGCTGGGTTCGCAAGATGGAGGAGGCCGTCCGCAACGGCCTCACGGCCGAAGCCGCCGTCGAGAAGGTCCAGTCCGACACCCGCGCGCGCATGCTGCGCCAGACCGATCCGTACCTGCGCGAGCGGCTTCACGACTTCGACGCGCTGGCGAACCGTCTGTTGCGCGAACTGATCGGCAAGCCGCACGGCGGCACCGGGCTCCTGCCCAGGGACGCCGTGATCATCGCCCGCAACATGGGCGCGGCCGAGCTGTTCGACTACGACCGCGAGCGTCTGCGCGGCCTCGTGCTCGAAGAGGGCGCGCCGACCAGCCATGTCACGATCGTCGCGCGCGCGATCGGCATCCCGGTGGTCGGCCAGCTCGAGGGCGCGGTCAGCCTGGTCGAGACCGGCGACGCGATCATCGTCGACGGCGAGGCCGGCATCGTCCACCTGCGCCCGGCCTCGGACGTCGAGTCCGCCTATGCCGAGAAGGTTCGCTTCCGCGCCCGCCGGCAGGCGCAGTACCGGCGCCTGCGCTCGCGCCCGGCCTCGACCAAGGACGCCCAGGACGTCCAGATGCTGCTCAATGCCGGCCTGATGGTCGACCTGCCGCATCTGGAGGAGGCCGGCGCCGCCGGCATCGGCCTGTTCCGCACCGAACTGCAGTTCATGGTCGCCTCGTCCTTCCCGCGCATGGCCGAGCAGGAGGCGCTCTATCGCAAGGTGCTGGAGACCGCCGGCGAACGGCCGGTGACCTTCCGCTCGCTCGACATCGGCGGCGACAAGGTTCTCCCCTACGTGCATGCCTTCGAGGAGGAGGAGAACCCGGCCATGGGCTGGCGCGCGATCCGCCTCGGCCTCGACCGGCCGGGCCTCTTGCGCACCCAGATCCGCTCGCTCCTCAAGGCCGCCGGCGGCCGCGACCTGCGGCTGATGTTCCCGATGATCACCGAGATCTCGGAATTCGAGCGGGCGCGCGACATGGTCGAGCGCGAGAAGAACTTCCTGAAGAAGCACGGCTACAAGCTGCCGGATACGGTCAAGCTCGGCGTCATGATCGAGGTGCCGAGCCTCTTGTTCCAGCTCGACGAGCTGTTCAGCGTCGTGCACTTCGCCTCGGTCGGCTCCAACGACCTTCTGCAGTTCACCATGGCGTCCGACCGCGGCAACACGCGCCTCGCCGGCCGCTACGATCCCTTGTCGCGGCCGTTCCTGCGCGTCCTGAAGACGATCCTCGACAAGGCGCTCGAACACCATGTGCCGCTGACGCTCTGCGGCGAGATCGCCGGCCGGCCGCTCGAGGCCATGGCGCTACTGGCGCTCGGCTATCGCTCGATTTCGATGTCGCCGTCGTCGATCGGTCCGGTCAAGGCCATGCTGCTCGACCTCGACGTCTCGCGGCTCAGGGCCCGGCTGCTGCCGCGCCTCGATGCCGCCCGCCCGGCCGGGGATATGCGGCAATTTCTCCGGGACTATGCCGAGGAGCAGGGCATTCCGGTCTAG
- a CDS encoding DUF4167 domain-containing protein, producing MRQGNSKQRMRGRGGNQGGGNRKGPNPLSRSYESTGPDVKIRGTALHIAEKYVSLARDAQSSGDPVLAENYLQHAEHYYRVIAAAQAQMQQPIQIVRSDIQNDDEDEDDFDTADPRAAAAAMQGEAPQPYSDEQPSLDAAYGERIMGDRPERMERGDRRPMNGNGRHFRDRGDRMEGRNQGDRGQGERGQGERNQGDRNGDQPREPRAPRGDRPDYRERREMRGPRGDFGGEGRGEYRERPERAERPERTERSERPERAERPERAERPERAEREYREPRAERAAPVADESPISSHADQLPAFLTGTRTSRAAAAAAAAQAEPAAPAPIEAEAAPAAEDDAAPRRRTRGARGRGRRPEYQPGEGLAEAAAAAPAGSDE from the coding sequence ATGCGGCAGGGTAATTCGAAACAGAGAATGCGCGGTCGCGGTGGCAACCAAGGTGGTGGCAACCGCAAGGGCCCGAACCCTCTGAGCCGGTCGTACGAGTCGACGGGCCCGGATGTGAAGATCCGGGGCACCGCGCTTCATATCGCCGAGAAATACGTGAGCCTCGCCCGGGACGCGCAGTCGAGCGGCGACCCGGTGCTTGCTGAGAATTATCTCCAGCACGCCGAACACTATTATCGCGTCATCGCCGCCGCCCAGGCGCAGATGCAGCAGCCGATCCAGATCGTCCGTTCCGACATCCAGAACGACGACGAGGACGAGGACGATTTCGACACCGCCGACCCGCGCGCCGCCGCTGCGGCGATGCAGGGTGAGGCGCCGCAGCCCTACAGCGACGAGCAGCCGAGCCTCGATGCCGCCTATGGCGAGCGCATCATGGGCGACCGTCCGGAGCGCATGGAGCGTGGCGATCGTCGGCCGATGAACGGCAACGGCCGTCACTTCCGCGATCGTGGCGACCGCATGGAGGGCCGCAACCAGGGCGACCGTGGGCAGGGCGAACGCGGCCAGGGCGAACGCAATCAAGGCGACCGCAACGGCGACCAGCCGCGCGAGCCCCGCGCCCCGCGCGGCGACCGTCCCGACTATCGCGAGCGTCGCGAGATGCGCGGCCCGCGTGGCGATTTCGGCGGCGAAGGTCGCGGCGAGTATCGCGAGCGGCCCGAACGCGCCGAGCGTCCTGAACGGACCGAGCGTAGCGAACGCCCGGAGCGTGCCGAACGCCCGGAGCGTGCCGAACGCCCGGAGCGCGCCGAACGCGAGTATCGCGAGCCGCGCGCCGAGCGTGCCGCGCCGGTCGCCGACGAGTCGCCGATCAGCAGCCATGCCGATCAGCTCCCGGCCTTCCTGACCGGCACCCGCACCTCGCGGGCCGCCGCTGCCGCGGCCGCCGCCCAGGCGGAACCGGCGGCGCCGGCGCCGATCGAGGCCGAAGCCGCCCCGGCGGCCGAGGACGATGCCGCCCCGCGCCGCCGCACCCGCGGCGCCCGTGGTCGCGGTCGCCGGCCGGAGTACCAGCCGGGCGAGGGCCTCGCCGAGGCCGCGGCCGCCGCGCCGGCCGGCTCGGACGAGTGA
- a CDS encoding long-chain-fatty-acid--CoA ligase — protein MQGLMQHWPLICTKIIDHAAAQHPNRLVLSRSVEGPLHRTNYAEVRSRALKAAKRLTRDGIVLGDRVATLAWNTWRHLEVWYGLLGIGAIYHTVNPRLFPDQIVWIVNDAADRMLFVDLTFVPLVEKLIDRMPTIEKIVVLTDAAHMPATTLPNAVAYEDWLAEADDDFRWAAFDETTAAGMCYTSGTTGHPKGVVYSHRSNVLHAFQATMPDMMGVGSRDVIMPVVPMFHANCWSLAFTTPMIGASLVLPGPKLDGASVHEMLEVGGVTFTAAVPTVWLMLLQHLDQTGGALSSLKRVVIGGSACPRAITEAFMRRYGVEVRHAWGMTETSPLGTICSVKPETLTSTVEEWLDLQTKQGIPPFGVEMKITDDENRALPHDGTTFGRLKVRGPAIASGYYKGIGAEAFDADGFFDTGDVATIDPNGYMQITDRAKDVIKSGGEWISSIDIENLAVGHPDVAEAAVIGIAHPKWDERPLLVVVPKKDRTPTREALLDYLSGRIAKWWMPDDVVVVEEIPHTATGKIQKTTLRDRFRDYRLPTA, from the coding sequence ATGCAGGGCCTGATGCAGCACTGGCCGCTCATCTGCACCAAGATCATCGATCACGCCGCCGCGCAGCATCCGAACCGGCTCGTGCTGAGCCGTTCGGTCGAGGGCCCGCTGCACCGGACCAACTACGCCGAGGTGCGCAGCCGGGCCCTCAAGGCGGCCAAGCGGCTGACCCGGGACGGCATCGTGCTCGGTGACCGCGTCGCGACACTCGCCTGGAACACCTGGCGCCACCTGGAAGTCTGGTACGGCCTGCTCGGCATCGGCGCGATCTACCACACGGTCAATCCGCGCCTGTTCCCCGACCAGATCGTCTGGATCGTCAACGACGCCGCCGATCGCATGCTGTTCGTCGACCTGACCTTCGTGCCGCTGGTCGAGAAGCTGATCGACCGGATGCCGACGATCGAGAAGATCGTCGTGCTGACCGATGCCGCCCACATGCCCGCGACGACCCTGCCGAACGCGGTCGCTTACGAGGACTGGCTGGCGGAGGCCGACGACGACTTCCGCTGGGCGGCCTTCGACGAAACCACCGCCGCCGGCATGTGCTACACCTCCGGCACGACCGGCCATCCGAAGGGTGTCGTCTATTCGCACCGTTCCAACGTGCTGCACGCCTTCCAGGCCACCATGCCCGACATGATGGGCGTCGGTTCGCGCGACGTGATCATGCCCGTCGTGCCGATGTTCCACGCCAACTGCTGGTCGCTCGCCTTCACCACGCCGATGATCGGCGCGTCGCTGGTGCTGCCCGGCCCGAAGCTCGACGGCGCCTCGGTGCACGAGATGCTCGAGGTCGGCGGCGTGACCTTCACCGCGGCCGTGCCGACCGTCTGGCTGATGCTCTTGCAGCACCTCGACCAGACCGGCGGCGCGCTCTCGAGCCTGAAGCGCGTGGTGATCGGCGGCTCGGCCTGCCCGCGCGCGATCACCGAGGCGTTCATGCGCCGCTACGGCGTCGAGGTCCGTCACGCCTGGGGCATGACCGAGACGAGCCCGCTCGGCACGATCTGCTCGGTGAAGCCGGAGACGCTGACGTCCACGGTCGAGGAATGGCTCGACCTGCAGACCAAGCAGGGCATCCCGCCGTTCGGCGTCGAGATGAAGATCACCGACGACGAAAATCGCGCCCTGCCGCACGACGGCACCACCTTCGGCCGGCTGAAGGTGCGCGGACCGGCGATCGCCTCGGGCTATTACAAGGGCATCGGCGCGGAAGCCTTCGACGCCGACGGCTTCTTCGATACCGGCGACGTCGCCACCATCGACCCGAACGGCTACATGCAGATCACCGACCGCGCCAAGGACGTGATCAAATCCGGCGGCGAGTGGATCTCCTCGATCGACATCGAGAATCTGGCGGTCGGCCATCCGGATGTCGCCGAGGCGGCCGTGATCGGCATCGCGCACCCGAAATGGGACGAGCGGCCGCTGCTCGTCGTCGTGCCGAAGAAGGACCGCACGCCGACCCGCGAGGCGCTGCTCGACTATCTCTCCGGCCGCATCGCCAAATGGTGGATGCCGGACGATGTCGTCGTGGTCGAGGAGATCCCGCACACCGCGACCGGCAAGATCCAGAAGACCACGCTGCGTGATCGCTTCCGCGACTATCGCCTGCCGACCGCCTGA
- the prmC gene encoding peptide chain release factor N(5)-glutamine methyltransferase, which produces MSAADHATALAAWVARAEAGASLSELSRGLRNLIASAGIGPAEIEARALVGHATGLDLTGIVRHGGEPLSRPAIATLAEAARRRLAGEPLARILGVQSFYGRDFRLSPETLVPRADTEALVDAVLDHWRERPRTAASNVPGPIFADLGVGSGAILVTLLAEHPDATGVATDLSLDALATARANAERHGVGARALFLRSSYSDALAEGRFDAIVSNPPYIRTDVIDTLEREVREHDPHLALDGGADGLDAYRAIATDSRRVLRPDGLLAVEIGHDQGQSVPSILARAGFTEIRVSPDLVGRDRVVTARRRS; this is translated from the coding sequence GTGAGCGCGGCCGACCACGCTACCGCCCTCGCCGCCTGGGTCGCGCGGGCCGAGGCAGGTGCATCGCTGTCGGAACTGTCGCGCGGGCTCCGCAATCTCATCGCGAGCGCCGGCATCGGGCCAGCCGAGATCGAGGCCCGCGCCCTGGTCGGCCACGCGACCGGTCTCGATCTGACCGGTATCGTGCGCCATGGCGGCGAACCGCTGTCACGACCCGCGATCGCAACCCTCGCCGAAGCGGCGCGGCGCCGGCTCGCGGGCGAGCCGCTCGCCCGCATTCTCGGCGTGCAATCCTTCTATGGCCGCGATTTCCGCCTCTCGCCCGAAACGCTGGTGCCGCGCGCCGACACAGAGGCATTGGTCGACGCCGTGCTCGATCACTGGCGCGAACGGCCGCGAACGGCCGCCTCGAATGTCCCAGGCCCCATCTTCGCGGACCTCGGCGTCGGCTCCGGCGCGATCCTGGTGACGCTGCTCGCCGAACACCCGGACGCGACCGGCGTCGCGACCGATCTGTCGCTCGACGCGCTCGCGACCGCCCGCGCCAACGCCGAACGACACGGCGTCGGCGCGCGCGCGCTGTTCCTGCGCTCGTCGTACTCGGATGCTCTGGCGGAGGGCCGCTTCGACGCGATCGTCTCCAATCCGCCTTATATCAGGACCGACGTGATCGACACGCTCGAGCGCGAGGTCCGCGAACACGACCCGCACCTCGCGCTCGACGGCGGCGCCGACGGCCTCGACGCCTACCGGGCGATCGCCACCGATTCGCGCCGCGTGCTCAGACCCGACGGCCTCCTCGCCGTCGAGATCGGTCACGATCAGGGTCAATCCGTACCATCGATCCTCGCGCGTGCCGGTTTCACAGAAATTCGAGTATCCCCGGATCTCGTAGGGCGTGACCGCGTTGTAACAGCACGGCGCAGATCATGA